A genome region from Musa acuminata AAA Group cultivar baxijiao chromosome BXJ3-5, Cavendish_Baxijiao_AAA, whole genome shotgun sequence includes the following:
- the LOC135584265 gene encoding uncharacterized protein LOC135584265 isoform X2 has translation MGSLSAAASESLPPLPYPPARRDESVVDDYHGVRVADPYRWLEDPDAEEVKEFVERQAALTDSVLARCEERERLRRQITALFDHPRYSTPFKRGGKYFYYHNTGLQAQSVIYVQKDLDGEAEVLLDPNILSEDGTVALSMASVSKDGRYLAYGLSKSGSDWVTIKVMRIDDKTPESDTISWVKFSSVSWTLDGKGFFYGRYPPPEEGVELDAGTETKINLNHELYYHFLGTHQSEDILCWRDPEYPKYIFGVSVTNDGKFALLHITEGCDPVNKLYYCDLCSLPNGLEGFRGSNEMLPFVKLVDNFEARYSAVANDDSEFTFLTNKGAPRCKLVRVDLKEPDLWTDILPEHERDVLESAYAVNGNQILVCYLRDVKHILQIRDMSTGDLLHCLPLDVGSVSGISARRENSEIFISFTSFLSPGIIYRCNLATEVQEMKIFREISIPGYDRTEFDVKQVFVSSKDATRLPMFIVSKKNLKLDGSNPTLLYGYGGFNISLKPSFHVSRVVLARNLGFVFCLANIRGGGEYGEEWHKAGSLSKKQNCFHDFIAAAEFLISNNYTNPKHLCIEGGSNGGLLVAACMNQRPDLFGCVLAHVGVMDMLRFHKFTIGHAWTSDYGCSDNEEEFHWLIKYSPLHNIKRPWEKGSGQSCQYPPTMLLTADHDDRVVPLHSLKLLATMQYILCNGVENSPQTNPIIARIDRKAGHGAGRPTQKLIDEAADRYSFMAKVLGVSWID, from the exons ATGGGCTCCCTCTCAGCCGCGGCGTCGGAGTCCCTCCCGCCCCTCCCCTACCCACCCGCGCGGCGGGACGAGTCGGTCGTCGACGATTACCATGGCGTCCGCGTGGCCGACCCCTACAGATG GTTGGAGGATCCGGATGCGGAGGAGGTGAAGGAGTTCGTGGAGAGGCAGGCTGCGTTGACCGACTCGGTGCTGGCGAGGtgcgaggagagggagaggctgcGGCGCCAGATCACGGCGTTGTTTGATCACCCCCGGTATAGCACGCCGTTCAAGCGAGGCGGGAAGTACTTCTACTATCATAACACCGGTCTGCAGGCGCAAAGTGTTATCTACGTTCAG AAAGATTTGGATGGAGAGGCAGAGGTTCTGTTGGATCCTAACATACTTAGCGAGGATGGAACTGTTGCACTTTCGATGGCTTCTGTCAGCAAGGATGGCCGGTATTTGGCTTATGGGCTTAGCAAGAGTGGAAGTGATTGGGTTACAATCAAGGTGATGAGGATTGATGATAAGACACCAGAATCTGACACAATATCATGG GTGAAGTTCTCATCAGTTAGCTGGACCCTTGATGGAAAAGGATTCTTTTATGGCCGGTATCCACCTCCTGA AGAAGGGGTTGAATTGGATGCGGGGACAGAGACAAAAATCAATCTGAATCATGAGCTTTACTATCATTTTTTAGGCACGCATCAGTCAGAGGACATATTATGTTGGAGAGACCCGGAGTATCCAAAGTATATCTTTGGAGTCTCCGTCACTAATGATGGAAAG TTTGCTCTTTTACACATTACGGAAGGTTGTGATCCTGTCAACAAGTTGTACTACTGTGATCTGTGCTCTTTGCCTAACGGGCTTGAAGGTTTTAGAGGAAGCAATGAAATGCTTCCTTTTGTCAAGCTTGTGGATAACTTTGAAGCACGCTATAGTGCTGTGGCAAATGATGATAGTGAGTTTACCTTTTTGACGAACAAAGGAGCTCCAAGATGTAAGTTAGTAAGGGTAGACCTCAAGGAGCCAGACTTGTGGACTGACATTCTGCCAGAGCATGAAAGGGATGTACTGGAATCAGCTTATGCTGTCAATGGCAACCAGATCTTAGTGTGCTATCTTCGTGATGTCAAGCATATTTTGCAGATAAGGGACATGAGTACAGGAGATTTGCTACATTGTTTACCATTAGATGTTGGTAGTGTCTCTGGGATTTCTGCTAGACGTGAAAATAGCGAGATCTTTATAAGCTTCACTAGCTTCCTTTCTCCAGGAATCATCTACAGGTGCAACTTAGCAACTGAAGTCCAAGAGATGAAAATATTTCGAGAAATTTCTATCCCTGGTTATGATCGAACAGAATTTGATGTTAAACAG GTTTTTGTTTCCAGCAAGGATGCTACCAGGTTACCCATGTTCATTGTGTCAAAGAAGAATCTTAAACTTGATGGATCAAATCCaactttactttatggatatgggGGCTTCAACATTAGCCTTAAACCTTCATTTCATGTGAGTCGTGTTGTCTTGGCAAGGAACTTAGGTTTTGTGTTCTGTTTAGCCAATATTCGTGGTGGTGGAGAATATGGGGAAGAATGGCATAAAGCAGGATCactttctaagaaacaaaattgttTTCATGACTTTATTGCTGCTGCTGAATTTCtcatttcaaataattataccaACCCTAAACATCTATGTATCGAGGGAGGTAGCAATGGTGGACTTCTCGTTGCAGCTTGCATGAATCAG CGTCCAGATCTTTTTGGGTGTGTGCTTGCTCATGTTGGCGTTATGGACATGCTTCGATTCCACAAGTTCACCATTG GTCATGCTTGGACCTCCGATTACGGTTGCTCAGACAATGAGGAAGAGTTTCATTGGCTTATTAA ATACTCTCCACTGCATAACATAAAAAGACCATGGGAAAAAGGCTCTGGCCAATCTTGTCAGTACCCACCAACCATGCTTCTGACAGCTGATCATGATGATCGTGTTGTGCCTTTGCACTCGTTGAAATTACTAGCA ACTATGCAGTATATACTGTGCAACGGTGTCGAGAACAGTCCACAGACAAACCCAATAATTGCCCGAATTGACCGAAAGGCAGGACATGGAGCTGGGCGACCTACTCAGAAATTG ATCGATGAAGCTGCTGATCGCTATAGCTTCATGGCTAAGGTGTTAGGGGTCTCTTGGATCGATTAA
- the LOC135584265 gene encoding uncharacterized protein LOC135584265 isoform X1 encodes MASAWPTPTDGDSRAPSCSKTQSDRIFSSSVRCEEDCVSFGVPRLEDPDAEEVKEFVERQAALTDSVLARCEERERLRRQITALFDHPRYSTPFKRGGKYFYYHNTGLQAQSVIYVQKDLDGEAEVLLDPNILSEDGTVALSMASVSKDGRYLAYGLSKSGSDWVTIKVMRIDDKTPESDTISWVKFSSVSWTLDGKGFFYGRYPPPEEGVELDAGTETKINLNHELYYHFLGTHQSEDILCWRDPEYPKYIFGVSVTNDGKFALLHITEGCDPVNKLYYCDLCSLPNGLEGFRGSNEMLPFVKLVDNFEARYSAVANDDSEFTFLTNKGAPRCKLVRVDLKEPDLWTDILPEHERDVLESAYAVNGNQILVCYLRDVKHILQIRDMSTGDLLHCLPLDVGSVSGISARRENSEIFISFTSFLSPGIIYRCNLATEVQEMKIFREISIPGYDRTEFDVKQVFVSSKDATRLPMFIVSKKNLKLDGSNPTLLYGYGGFNISLKPSFHVSRVVLARNLGFVFCLANIRGGGEYGEEWHKAGSLSKKQNCFHDFIAAAEFLISNNYTNPKHLCIEGGSNGGLLVAACMNQRPDLFGCVLAHVGVMDMLRFHKFTIGHAWTSDYGCSDNEEEFHWLIKYSPLHNIKRPWEKGSGQSCQYPPTMLLTADHDDRVVPLHSLKLLATMQYILCNGVENSPQTNPIIARIDRKAGHGAGRPTQKLIDEAADRYSFMAKVLGVSWID; translated from the exons ATGGCGTCCGCGTGGCCGACCCCTACAGATGGTGATTCGCGGGCCCCGTCTTGCTCAAAAACCCAATCAGATCGAATCTTTTCGAGTTCGGTGCGTTGTGAGGAAGATTGTGTTTCTTTTGGGGTACCCAGGTTGGAGGATCCGGATGCGGAGGAGGTGAAGGAGTTCGTGGAGAGGCAGGCTGCGTTGACCGACTCGGTGCTGGCGAGGtgcgaggagagggagaggctgcGGCGCCAGATCACGGCGTTGTTTGATCACCCCCGGTATAGCACGCCGTTCAAGCGAGGCGGGAAGTACTTCTACTATCATAACACCGGTCTGCAGGCGCAAAGTGTTATCTACGTTCAG AAAGATTTGGATGGAGAGGCAGAGGTTCTGTTGGATCCTAACATACTTAGCGAGGATGGAACTGTTGCACTTTCGATGGCTTCTGTCAGCAAGGATGGCCGGTATTTGGCTTATGGGCTTAGCAAGAGTGGAAGTGATTGGGTTACAATCAAGGTGATGAGGATTGATGATAAGACACCAGAATCTGACACAATATCATGG GTGAAGTTCTCATCAGTTAGCTGGACCCTTGATGGAAAAGGATTCTTTTATGGCCGGTATCCACCTCCTGA AGAAGGGGTTGAATTGGATGCGGGGACAGAGACAAAAATCAATCTGAATCATGAGCTTTACTATCATTTTTTAGGCACGCATCAGTCAGAGGACATATTATGTTGGAGAGACCCGGAGTATCCAAAGTATATCTTTGGAGTCTCCGTCACTAATGATGGAAAG TTTGCTCTTTTACACATTACGGAAGGTTGTGATCCTGTCAACAAGTTGTACTACTGTGATCTGTGCTCTTTGCCTAACGGGCTTGAAGGTTTTAGAGGAAGCAATGAAATGCTTCCTTTTGTCAAGCTTGTGGATAACTTTGAAGCACGCTATAGTGCTGTGGCAAATGATGATAGTGAGTTTACCTTTTTGACGAACAAAGGAGCTCCAAGATGTAAGTTAGTAAGGGTAGACCTCAAGGAGCCAGACTTGTGGACTGACATTCTGCCAGAGCATGAAAGGGATGTACTGGAATCAGCTTATGCTGTCAATGGCAACCAGATCTTAGTGTGCTATCTTCGTGATGTCAAGCATATTTTGCAGATAAGGGACATGAGTACAGGAGATTTGCTACATTGTTTACCATTAGATGTTGGTAGTGTCTCTGGGATTTCTGCTAGACGTGAAAATAGCGAGATCTTTATAAGCTTCACTAGCTTCCTTTCTCCAGGAATCATCTACAGGTGCAACTTAGCAACTGAAGTCCAAGAGATGAAAATATTTCGAGAAATTTCTATCCCTGGTTATGATCGAACAGAATTTGATGTTAAACAG GTTTTTGTTTCCAGCAAGGATGCTACCAGGTTACCCATGTTCATTGTGTCAAAGAAGAATCTTAAACTTGATGGATCAAATCCaactttactttatggatatgggGGCTTCAACATTAGCCTTAAACCTTCATTTCATGTGAGTCGTGTTGTCTTGGCAAGGAACTTAGGTTTTGTGTTCTGTTTAGCCAATATTCGTGGTGGTGGAGAATATGGGGAAGAATGGCATAAAGCAGGATCactttctaagaaacaaaattgttTTCATGACTTTATTGCTGCTGCTGAATTTCtcatttcaaataattataccaACCCTAAACATCTATGTATCGAGGGAGGTAGCAATGGTGGACTTCTCGTTGCAGCTTGCATGAATCAG CGTCCAGATCTTTTTGGGTGTGTGCTTGCTCATGTTGGCGTTATGGACATGCTTCGATTCCACAAGTTCACCATTG GTCATGCTTGGACCTCCGATTACGGTTGCTCAGACAATGAGGAAGAGTTTCATTGGCTTATTAA ATACTCTCCACTGCATAACATAAAAAGACCATGGGAAAAAGGCTCTGGCCAATCTTGTCAGTACCCACCAACCATGCTTCTGACAGCTGATCATGATGATCGTGTTGTGCCTTTGCACTCGTTGAAATTACTAGCA ACTATGCAGTATATACTGTGCAACGGTGTCGAGAACAGTCCACAGACAAACCCAATAATTGCCCGAATTGACCGAAAGGCAGGACATGGAGCTGGGCGACCTACTCAGAAATTG ATCGATGAAGCTGCTGATCGCTATAGCTTCATGGCTAAGGTGTTAGGGGTCTCTTGGATCGATTAA
- the LOC135584265 gene encoding uncharacterized protein LOC135584265 isoform X3, producing the protein MASAWPTPTDGDSRAPSCSKTQSDRIFSSSVRCEEDCVSFGVPRLEDPDAEEVKEFVERQAALTDSVLARCEERERLRRQITALFDHPRYSTPFKRGGKYFYYHNTGLQAQSVIYVQKDLDGEAEVLLDPNILSEDGTVALSMASVSKDGRYLAYGLSKSGSDWVTIKVMRIDDKTPESDTISWVKFSSVSWTLDGKGFFYGRYPPPEEGVELDAGTETKINLNHELYYHFLGTHQSEDILCWRDPEYPKYIFGVSVTNDGKFALLHITEGCDPVNKLYYCDLCSLPNGLEGFRGSNEMLPFVKLVDNFEARYSAVANDDSEFTFLTNKGAPRCKLVRVDLKEPDLWTDILPEHERDVLESAYAVNGNQILVCYLRDVKHILQIRDMSTGDLLHCLPLDVGSVSGISARRENSEIFISFTSFLSPGIIYRCNLATEVQEMKIFREISIPGYDRTEFDVKQRPDLFGCVLAHVGVMDMLRFHKFTIGHAWTSDYGCSDNEEEFHWLIKYSPLHNIKRPWEKGSGQSCQYPPTMLLTADHDDRVVPLHSLKLLATMQYILCNGVENSPQTNPIIARIDRKAGHGAGRPTQKLIDEAADRYSFMAKVLGVSWID; encoded by the exons ATGGCGTCCGCGTGGCCGACCCCTACAGATGGTGATTCGCGGGCCCCGTCTTGCTCAAAAACCCAATCAGATCGAATCTTTTCGAGTTCGGTGCGTTGTGAGGAAGATTGTGTTTCTTTTGGGGTACCCAGGTTGGAGGATCCGGATGCGGAGGAGGTGAAGGAGTTCGTGGAGAGGCAGGCTGCGTTGACCGACTCGGTGCTGGCGAGGtgcgaggagagggagaggctgcGGCGCCAGATCACGGCGTTGTTTGATCACCCCCGGTATAGCACGCCGTTCAAGCGAGGCGGGAAGTACTTCTACTATCATAACACCGGTCTGCAGGCGCAAAGTGTTATCTACGTTCAG AAAGATTTGGATGGAGAGGCAGAGGTTCTGTTGGATCCTAACATACTTAGCGAGGATGGAACTGTTGCACTTTCGATGGCTTCTGTCAGCAAGGATGGCCGGTATTTGGCTTATGGGCTTAGCAAGAGTGGAAGTGATTGGGTTACAATCAAGGTGATGAGGATTGATGATAAGACACCAGAATCTGACACAATATCATGG GTGAAGTTCTCATCAGTTAGCTGGACCCTTGATGGAAAAGGATTCTTTTATGGCCGGTATCCACCTCCTGA AGAAGGGGTTGAATTGGATGCGGGGACAGAGACAAAAATCAATCTGAATCATGAGCTTTACTATCATTTTTTAGGCACGCATCAGTCAGAGGACATATTATGTTGGAGAGACCCGGAGTATCCAAAGTATATCTTTGGAGTCTCCGTCACTAATGATGGAAAG TTTGCTCTTTTACACATTACGGAAGGTTGTGATCCTGTCAACAAGTTGTACTACTGTGATCTGTGCTCTTTGCCTAACGGGCTTGAAGGTTTTAGAGGAAGCAATGAAATGCTTCCTTTTGTCAAGCTTGTGGATAACTTTGAAGCACGCTATAGTGCTGTGGCAAATGATGATAGTGAGTTTACCTTTTTGACGAACAAAGGAGCTCCAAGATGTAAGTTAGTAAGGGTAGACCTCAAGGAGCCAGACTTGTGGACTGACATTCTGCCAGAGCATGAAAGGGATGTACTGGAATCAGCTTATGCTGTCAATGGCAACCAGATCTTAGTGTGCTATCTTCGTGATGTCAAGCATATTTTGCAGATAAGGGACATGAGTACAGGAGATTTGCTACATTGTTTACCATTAGATGTTGGTAGTGTCTCTGGGATTTCTGCTAGACGTGAAAATAGCGAGATCTTTATAAGCTTCACTAGCTTCCTTTCTCCAGGAATCATCTACAGGTGCAACTTAGCAACTGAAGTCCAAGAGATGAAAATATTTCGAGAAATTTCTATCCCTGGTTATGATCGAACAGAATTTGATGTTAAACAG CGTCCAGATCTTTTTGGGTGTGTGCTTGCTCATGTTGGCGTTATGGACATGCTTCGATTCCACAAGTTCACCATTG GTCATGCTTGGACCTCCGATTACGGTTGCTCAGACAATGAGGAAGAGTTTCATTGGCTTATTAA ATACTCTCCACTGCATAACATAAAAAGACCATGGGAAAAAGGCTCTGGCCAATCTTGTCAGTACCCACCAACCATGCTTCTGACAGCTGATCATGATGATCGTGTTGTGCCTTTGCACTCGTTGAAATTACTAGCA ACTATGCAGTATATACTGTGCAACGGTGTCGAGAACAGTCCACAGACAAACCCAATAATTGCCCGAATTGACCGAAAGGCAGGACATGGAGCTGGGCGACCTACTCAGAAATTG ATCGATGAAGCTGCTGATCGCTATAGCTTCATGGCTAAGGTGTTAGGGGTCTCTTGGATCGATTAA